Below is a genomic region from Echinicola rosea.
AAGGAGCCGTCAGGGATGCAGCGCAATTGGTACAGGGAAAGGTTGCCGGACTTCGGGTGACGACGCCAAGTGGTGACCCTGGTGCCAGTACACAAATCAACCTTCGCGGTATCAACAGTATCAATGGTACTTCCAATCCATTGGTGCTCATCGATGGAATTCCCGGGGACCTGAACACCGTACCTCCAGAAGATATCGAATCCGTAGATGTCCTTAAGGATGGTTCTGCGGCAGCCATTTACGGTACTCGTGCTACTGGAGGAGTAATCCTGATCACTACCAAGAAAAACAGCGGCGGCAATAGAAATTCCATTAACTATAACAGTTATGTCAGCTTGCAAACCATCGCCCGCAAACCTGAATTGCTCACCGGGGATGATTATAGGAGATTGATAGAAGAAGAGGGGATAGGTTATACCGACTATGGCGGTAATACAGACTGGATAGAGGAAATGACCAGAAATCCCATCAGCCAAAACCATAACCTTAGCTTCTCTGGAGGAGACCGAAAAACCAATTTTACCGCATCGGTAAACTATAGAAATTGGCAAGGCATCTTCTTACGGTCAAATCAAGAGCGGTTTAATATCCGTGCTGATCTAAATCACAGCATGTTTGATGAAAAGCTTCGTGCCAATATACAAGTGATCAATAGGGTGTTTACGCGTGAAGAAGGCGGGGCCGATGGCTACGCTTACCGACAGGCCATTATCCGAAACCCGACAGACCAAGTGAAAACTGAAGATGGCGCTTGGCAGGAAAGGGACGGTTATTTCTATGAAAATCCAATATCAAGGATCTACGAAGCTGACTCAGAGTCAAAGATGAAGGAAATGCGTGTCAACGGTAGCCTTAACTACAACCCTATCGATAACCTGGACATCAAACTGATGGTTTCCAATGTTCAAAACAGCAATTTGACAGGCTATGCCACGACTTTCGAGCATACCAACACTTGGCTAAACAATCAAAATGGTACCGCCTCCCGATCCACAAGTGCCTATAACGAAAATTTGCTGGAATTTACCACCAACTATAACAAGGCTGTAGGTGATCATTATTTTACCTTGCTAGGTGGCTACAGCTGGCAAGATGCCACGTACGAGGACTTCTTTGCGTCCAACTGGAACTTTCCTACGGACCTATACACTTGGAACAACTTGGGAGCTGGGGCCGCACTGCAATCTGGCCAGGCAGATATGGGCAGTTCTAAAAACAAATGGCAATTGGCAGGTTTCTTTGGCAGGGCCACTTACAGCTATCATGATAAGTACCTGTTTATGGCGAGTGTGAGGAGAGAAGGTTCTTCCAGGTTTGGTGAAAACAGCCAATGGGGAACATTCCCTGCAGTTTCTGTAGGGTGGAGAATTAGCAACGAGCCTTTTCTAAGAGATTCGGAAAATATTGGCGAAATCAAGCTAAGGGCAGGATTTGGTGTAACAGGAACCATCGCCAATTCACCCTACCTTTCCCAGATCAGCTATGATTTTACACGCACAGAAGGTGCCTACATTGGCGGCCAGTGGGTGCAGGGCTTCATCCCTGCTCGAAATTTCAACCCAGACTTACGATGGGAACGAAAGGAAGAATATAATTTTGGTGTGGACTACAGCTTTTTTAAGGATCGACTGAGTGGTTCTATCGATGTTTACCGAAGGGATATCAAAGATTTGCTTTACAATTTTCCCGTTCCTGTTCCTCCTTACTTGACCAATTCAATGACCATCAACGCGGGCGTCCTTCAAAATGATGGGATAGAGGTGCTGGTGAATATAGTGCCGATCCAAAACAAAGATTTTAGCTGGAATACTAGCATTACCTATTCTACCAACCGAAACAAGCTGGTGTCACTGTCCAATGACCAGTTTGAAGCCACCAATGATTTCTTTACTGCTGGCTTCACTGGTGAGCCGATCCAAGACTATACCCACAGAGTAGAAGTAGGAGGGGCCATTGGAAGGTTTTATGTATGGAAATCCATCGGAACGAACGATGATGGTGAATGGATCATCGAAAATCAAGAAGGAGAAGGCATTCCGATCAGCCAGGCCTCACAAGAAGATCGCCAATTTTACGGCAATGGAATACCACTGCACATTTTAGGATTCAATAATAGCTTGAAATTCAAGAATTTTGATGTTCAGGCAAATTTTAGGGGAGCATTCGGGCACGAAATATTAAACTTCCAGCGGATGTTTTATGAGAACCCCTACAATACGGCCTACAACATGCTCAATACCGCCTATGATCCCGTATATGGCAAGCGGTTGAACAGTGATTTAGCCTTGGTAAGCCACTATATAGAAAGTGGAGATTACTTTAAATTGGATAATTTCACCATTGGCTATACCATTCCAAAACTCGGATTTTTACGTAATGCCAGGATATATGCTTCTGGTCTAAATCTCTTTACCATCACCAAGTACAAAGGAATCGATCCTGAAGGCGTGAGCATTACAGGGTTTGATCCCGGCAATGATCAACGGGACAAGTATCCGACCACCCGTACCTATACCTTGGGATTAAATGTTACATTCTAAAAGCGACTAATATGAAATTTACCTATAAAACATTCCAGTATATTCTGACCGCTGGAATTTTATCTACAGGCTTATATTCCTGCTTGGATTTGGACGAGGAAGTGTATTCAGAAGTAGTGGCCAGCAATTTTCAGCCCACTGAAAAAGATATTCCTTCGATCATTGCCCCCGTATATGGATCTTTTAGAGGCTTGATGATGGGATGGCAGGGATATCTGGATACCCAAGAAGAATCGGCTGATTGCATCATTACTCCGGCCCGGCCAAATGGTTGGTACGATGGAGGAACCTATCTTCGGATGCACCAGCACAATTGGACCTCTTTGCAGTGGCAGCCCACCAATATCTGGCAAACTGCCTATCGCAGTATCACCACTGCCAATCGGGTGATATCGCAAATTGATGAGGGCGAAATCCCCATTACCGATGGAAGGGAAGCGGTGATCGCCGAATTACGCGCTACGAGAGCATTTGCCTATTATTTACTATTGGACAATCATGGTAATGTGCCCATTGTGACGGACTTTAAGGATGTTTCCTTACCCGAGCAGAAAAGCCGACAGGAAGTGTATGACTTTGTGGTGAGTGAACTTCAGGAAGCCATGCCATTGCTCAGCGAAGATGCGAATTCCACTTACGGGCAGTTGAACAAATGGGGCGTACAGACGCTTTTGGCCAAAATATACCTCAATGCAGAAGTTTATACCGGGAACCCTGAATGGGAAAAATGCATCGCGGCATGTGATGCCGTGATCAATGGGAATGGAGGATACGAATTGGACGACAATTATTCCGATGTCTTCAATTGGGAAAACCATACTTCACCAGAGATCATTTTTGCGGTGCCTTATGATGAAATATACGGAACCGGTAATATCGTCCACATGAAAACATTGGATCCCCTCAGTAGGTTTGTGTATGACATGCAAGCCGGACCGTGGGGAGGAAATTGCGCTGTGCCGCAATTTATCGATACCTATGATCCAGAAGACGGGAGACTTGACGATACTTGGATCATGGGGCCGCAGTACAGTGCATCCACAGGTGAAATGGTCATCGACTACCAAAAAGAAGTCCCCAGCATGGATGGTACCGCCTCCAATGACGGTTTTCGAATAGGAAAGTATGCCATTAAACAGGGAGCCACGGGGGCCTTGGACAATGACTACCCCATGTTTCGATATGCAGATGTGCTGTTGATGAAAGCCGAAGCACTTCTGCGCACGGGAAGTGCGGATGAAGCCGCCAACTTGGTGACCCAAGTGCGGGAAAGGGCCTTCAGGGATACCGATCCTTCCAAGGCCCAAGTGACCGGAACTGAATTGATGCAAGGTAGTAGCTATACCTATGGTATTCAAAATGAGGATGGATCAGTAGAAGGCACGGGTGGCGCTGATATCCCATATGGAAGGCTGCTGGATGAATTGGGCTGGGAATTTGCCGCTGAGGCACACCGCAGACAGGACCTCATTCGCTTTGGTGTATTTCAAACCAAAAGCTGGTTTAACCACAGTCCCCATTCGCAAGCTGAAACCAGGACCATATTTCCGATTCCTAATGATGAGATCAATAAAAACCCCAATTTGACACAAAATCCGGGGTATGCGAATTAATCGATGTAAGCACTGGATAGGATAAACAAACTATCGAGTGTACAACAACTGGAAGAGCGCAACGTTCGTTTCCTTTTTGGATTGGATATTTGCATTACTTCAATACCATTCATGCCATGGCATAGTGCCATGGCATGAATAATTAATATCGAACCTAAAACCATAACAAATGAAAAGAACTTTTATCCTAGCGTGTTTTATGTTTGTCAGTTCATACATCCTTGCGCAAGGCACCTTGGCTGATTATCAACGGGCAGATAGCATCAAAAAAGCCTTTGAGGAAGTTTACCATGCCCCTGCACATTTTGAATGGGTCGATGATAAGGAGATGCTTTGGTATGTGATGAAAACAGAAAAAGGGCAGGTATATAAAAAAGTGAATGTCAAAAACAAACAAAAGGCATCGCTCTTTGACCAAGAAAAAATGGCAGATCAACTGTCCAAAATCCTTGAAGTGTCCATAAAACCATATGCATTGCCCATCAGTAAAGTGGTAGTCAAGGAGGATGCAGAGCTTTTGACGTTCGTAGCAAAAGATTATCATTGGGAATATAACCTGGTAACGGAAACACTTAGTCAGAAGGAGCCCATAAAAAAGCGCGAAAATGGTTATTGGGGAAACCGCTGGGATGACAGAAATGGAGATCCTGTACCCTCTCCAGATAGCAGCAGACATGCATTTATTCAGGAACATAATGTTTGGATCAAGGATTTTTCTACTGACGATGTCACACAACTGACCTATGATGGTGCTCCGGGACTTTACTACGCAGCGCATTTGCAGTGGTCTCCGGATGGTGAAAAGCTGGCCGCCGTCAAGGTAAGGCCCACTGAAGTGCGGCAGTTGACCCTGATCAGCTCCTCTCCTGATGATCAGCTACAACCTAAGGTAGAAACCAGGGATTACCCAAAACCTGGCGATGCATTGCCCCAGAAAACTCCCGTCCTTATAAATTTGACCAATGGTCAAAACCATGAAGTGAACCAACAGCTCATCCCCAATCAGTTTACCCTCACGGGAATTCGTTGGCGGGAAGACAGCCGCGCATTTACTTTTGAATATAATCAGCGTGGCCATCAAGTTT
It encodes:
- a CDS encoding RagB/SusD family nutrient uptake outer membrane protein is translated as MKFTYKTFQYILTAGILSTGLYSCLDLDEEVYSEVVASNFQPTEKDIPSIIAPVYGSFRGLMMGWQGYLDTQEESADCIITPARPNGWYDGGTYLRMHQHNWTSLQWQPTNIWQTAYRSITTANRVISQIDEGEIPITDGREAVIAELRATRAFAYYLLLDNHGNVPIVTDFKDVSLPEQKSRQEVYDFVVSELQEAMPLLSEDANSTYGQLNKWGVQTLLAKIYLNAEVYTGNPEWEKCIAACDAVINGNGGYELDDNYSDVFNWENHTSPEIIFAVPYDEIYGTGNIVHMKTLDPLSRFVYDMQAGPWGGNCAVPQFIDTYDPEDGRLDDTWIMGPQYSASTGEMVIDYQKEVPSMDGTASNDGFRIGKYAIKQGATGALDNDYPMFRYADVLLMKAEALLRTGSADEAANLVTQVRERAFRDTDPSKAQVTGTELMQGSSYTYGIQNEDGSVEGTGGADIPYGRLLDELGWEFAAEAHRRQDLIRFGVFQTKSWFNHSPHSQAETRTIFPIPNDEINKNPNLTQNPGYAN
- a CDS encoding SusC/RagA family TonB-linked outer membrane protein; the encoded protein is MKHFTKKAGLLLSMTLGGYMLSAGSTWAVPTYELSTDVSPKIGSFIKLRDMTVTGTVISGEDGLTLPGVSILIKGTSKGVTTDMDGKFTIDIPDEGATLVFSFIGFAQQEVDVYTAQDLSITMEPEMTSMTEVVVVGYGTMRKGDVTSSIGGVKEEDFVKGAVRDAAQLVQGKVAGLRVTTPSGDPGASTQINLRGINSINGTSNPLVLIDGIPGDLNTVPPEDIESVDVLKDGSAAAIYGTRATGGVILITTKKNSGGNRNSINYNSYVSLQTIARKPELLTGDDYRRLIEEEGIGYTDYGGNTDWIEEMTRNPISQNHNLSFSGGDRKTNFTASVNYRNWQGIFLRSNQERFNIRADLNHSMFDEKLRANIQVINRVFTREEGGADGYAYRQAIIRNPTDQVKTEDGAWQERDGYFYENPISRIYEADSESKMKEMRVNGSLNYNPIDNLDIKLMVSNVQNSNLTGYATTFEHTNTWLNNQNGTASRSTSAYNENLLEFTTNYNKAVGDHYFTLLGGYSWQDATYEDFFASNWNFPTDLYTWNNLGAGAALQSGQADMGSSKNKWQLAGFFGRATYSYHDKYLFMASVRREGSSRFGENSQWGTFPAVSVGWRISNEPFLRDSENIGEIKLRAGFGVTGTIANSPYLSQISYDFTRTEGAYIGGQWVQGFIPARNFNPDLRWERKEEYNFGVDYSFFKDRLSGSIDVYRRDIKDLLYNFPVPVPPYLTNSMTINAGVLQNDGIEVLVNIVPIQNKDFSWNTSITYSTNRNKLVSLSNDQFEATNDFFTAGFTGEPIQDYTHRVEVGGAIGRFYVWKSIGTNDDGEWIIENQEGEGIPISQASQEDRQFYGNGIPLHILGFNNSLKFKNFDVQANFRGAFGHEILNFQRMFYENPYNTAYNMLNTAYDPVYGKRLNSDLALVSHYIESGDYFKLDNFTIGYTIPKLGFLRNARIYASGLNLFTITKYKGIDPEGVSITGFDPGNDQRDKYPTTRTYTLGLNVTF